In one Desulfoferula mesophila genomic region, the following are encoded:
- a CDS encoding response regulator translates to MSLILIVDDEPGVLQIVGDWLKTDGYEVAAAGSAEEAMAWFRQTDRRPNAALLDIKLPGANGFELADWLAEDFDFQETIFLTAFFWEDETRQELAARQRPYFEKPLKFTDEVLPFLRRYLGRNHG, encoded by the coding sequence TTGAGTCTTATCTTGATAGTGGACGACGAACCCGGTGTTTTGCAGATCGTCGGCGACTGGCTGAAGACGGACGGGTACGAGGTTGCCGCCGCAGGCAGCGCCGAAGAGGCCATGGCCTGGTTTCGCCAGACCGACCGCCGGCCGAACGCCGCGTTGTTGGACATCAAGCTGCCCGGCGCCAACGGGTTCGAATTGGCCGATTGGCTGGCTGAGGACTTCGATTTCCAGGAGACGATTTTTCTCACCGCCTTTTTCTGGGAAGACGAAACCAGGCAGGAGCTGGCGGCCAGGCAACGTCCGTACTTCGAAAAGCCCCTTAAGTTCACAGACGAAGTGCTGCCTTTTCTAAGGCGCTATCTAGGCCGAAACCATGGATGA
- a CDS encoding sigma-54-dependent transcriptional regulator, with translation MDEALQPSNHVLVVDDDRDTREIVARALSRDNLAVTQVDGGDAAIAMLEKRGFNLIITDLYMPGTGGEELLAYVEEHLPGTPVIIITGYGTVGVAVEAMHKGAFDFQQKPLNLEHLRLTVRRALNKAQLKYAVDYLRHEQPYIHHLDSMVAQSPAMRRVLDKLARVAETDITVLLAGETGTGKSLLAGAIHTNSARRAANLVTVNCAALTETLLESELFGHEKGAFTGAHKARTGRFQQAHGGTLFLDEVGDMSPATQAKTLRAIEDKEVHPIGGSRAMKVDVRIIAATNLDLQQAVREGAFREDLYYRLSVAPIKIPPLRQRKEDILPLAETFLDKFRRETRFRDRRFSQEASRFIQTYHWPGNIRELRNSVERAVLFAASQEIGPADLGLVRQVAEKGDLQGLPTLNLGELERMAVEDALRKCDWVQSRAAVLLGISPRTLSYKLDKLGISHPGLEARRRR, from the coding sequence ATGGATGAAGCGTTGCAGCCCAGCAACCACGTACTGGTGGTGGACGACGACCGGGACACCCGTGAGATAGTGGCCAGGGCCCTATCCCGGGACAACCTCGCCGTGACCCAGGTTGACGGGGGGGACGCGGCCATCGCCATGTTGGAAAAGCGGGGCTTCAACTTGATCATCACTGACTTGTACATGCCCGGCACCGGCGGCGAGGAGCTTTTGGCCTACGTGGAGGAGCATCTGCCCGGCACCCCGGTAATCATCATTACCGGCTACGGCACGGTGGGGGTGGCCGTGGAGGCCATGCACAAGGGCGCTTTCGATTTTCAGCAAAAACCGCTGAACCTGGAGCACCTGCGCCTCACCGTGCGCAGGGCACTAAATAAGGCCCAGCTCAAGTATGCGGTGGATTACCTGCGCCACGAACAGCCCTACATCCACCACCTGGATTCCATGGTGGCGCAGAGCCCGGCCATGCGCAGGGTGTTGGACAAGTTGGCCCGGGTCGCCGAAACCGACATCACCGTTTTGCTCGCCGGCGAAACCGGCACGGGCAAAAGCCTTTTGGCAGGGGCCATCCACACCAACAGCGCCCGCCGGGCCGCCAACCTGGTTACGGTCAATTGCGCGGCGCTGACCGAGACCCTGCTGGAGAGCGAGCTGTTCGGCCATGAAAAGGGCGCCTTCACCGGGGCCCACAAGGCCAGGACGGGCCGCTTCCAGCAGGCCCACGGGGGCACCCTGTTCCTGGACGAGGTGGGCGACATGAGCCCGGCCACCCAGGCCAAGACCTTGCGGGCCATCGAGGACAAGGAAGTACACCCCATAGGCGGCTCCCGCGCCATGAAGGTGGACGTGCGCATCATCGCGGCCACCAACCTGGATCTGCAACAGGCGGTGCGCGAGGGCGCCTTTCGGGAGGATCTTTATTACCGCCTGTCCGTGGCTCCCATAAAAATCCCTCCCCTGCGTCAGCGCAAGGAGGACATCCTGCCCCTGGCCGAGACGTTCCTTGATAAGTTCCGCCGCGAGACCCGTTTCCGAGACCGCAGGTTCTCCCAGGAAGCCTCGCGCTTCATCCAGACCTACCACTGGCCGGGCAACATCCGGGAGCTGCGCAATTCGGTGGAGCGGGCGGTGCTATTCGCCGCCAGTCAAGAGATAGGCCCCGCCGATCTGGGACTGGTCCGACAGGTAGCTGAAAAGGGAGACCTCCAGGGGTTGCCGACCCTGAACCTGGGCGAGCTGGAGCGCATGGCCGTTGAAGACGCCTTGCGCAAGTGTGATTGGGTCCAGAGCCGGGCAGCCGTCCTCCTGGGCATCTCCCCCCGCACCCTGTCCTACAAGCTGGACAAGCTGGGCATCAGCCACCCCGGGCTGGAGGCTCGCCGCCGTCGCTGA